One Comamonas odontotermitis genomic window, CTACCAGCGACATGCTCAGTGCCAGGTAGGTATAGGCCAGCGGTTTGCTGATATTGCTCATAAATCAATAGCTGAAAGAAATAGTGCGACAGCCGCTGGAGGCTCGTTCTGCGGGTGTGCAGGGGTGGCTGTCACCGACCTGCCATGGGGCCGGGCGATCATCATGCCAGAGCCATCCGTGGCAGATGCGCCGCGCAGGCGACCAGCGCGGCGTGCGTGGCAATGAAGAGGCGATGCGCTGCGGATGGATGCCTGTCGTTGGCGCCCGGTTGCTATCGAAATTGCTGCGCAGCAGCATGATTTTTCAGCAATGAAAATGGCTTTTTGCATTATGAAATTTCAAAATGCTGCATTGCGCAAAAATTTCTCAATACGAGAAATTGAATTTCATAATGTGGTTTTAAATATGTAATTTTATGATTTTAAATGATTTAATTTTAGTCTTATATAAGACATAAGACAAAAAATAGTGGATGATCGGGCGTACAGTTAAAGCCACGGACAGCACAGCGGTCCTCCGGTTCTTCCCACAGTTTTCGACTACCACCTTTTTTTGATAGGAGTTCCCCATGTCTCAGAAACTGAACCAACAACTCAGCCGCGAACAGCAAATTGCCGCCCTGGAAAAGGACTGGGCACAAAATCCTCGCTGGAAGGGCGTCAAGCGTGGTTACAGCGCAGCCGACGTGGTGCGCCTGCGCGGCAGCCTGCAGCCAGAGTACACCCTGGCCCAGCGCGGCGCCGATGTGCTGTGGGAAAAGATCAATGGCGGCGCCAAGAAGGGCTACGTCAACGCCTTTGGTGCCATCTCTGCCGGCCAGGCCATGCAGCAGGCCAAGGCTGGGCTGGAAGCGGTGTACCTGTCGGGCTGGCAGGTGGCTGCCGACGGCAATAGTTCTGAAACCATGTACCCCGACCAGTCGCTGTATGCCTACGATTCGGTGCCGACGATGGTGCGCCGCATCAACAACACCTTCAAGCGCGCCGATGAAATCCAGTGGGGCAAGGGCGTCAATCCTGGCGACAAGGAATTCATCGACTACTTCCTGCCCATCGTGGCCGATGCGGAAGCTGGTTTTGGCGGCGTGCTCAACGCTTTCGAGCTGATGAAGAACATGATTGCCGCAGGTGCTGCAGGCGTTCACTTTGAAGACCAGCTGGCTGCCGTCAAGAAGTGCGGCCACATGGGTGGCAAGGTGCTGGTGCCGACCCGCGAAGCCTGCGAAAAGCTGATCGCCGCACGTTTTGCCGCCGATGTGATGGGCGTGCCTACCATCATCCTGGCACGCACCGATGCGGAAGCCGCCAACCTGATCACCAGCAACCACGATGCGAATGACCAGGCTTTCCTGACCGGCGAGCGTACGCAAGAGGGCTTCTACCGTGTCAAGAACGGCCTGGAGCAATCCATCAGCCGCGGTGTGGCTTACGCGCCATACGCCGATCTGGTGTGGTGCGAAACGGGTGTGCCTGATATCGGCTTTGCCCGCGAGTTTGCCCAGGCCGTGCATGCAGCTGCACCCGGCAAGCTGCTGTCGTACAACTGCTCGCCTTCGTTCAACTGGAAGAAGAACCTCAACGACAGCCAGATCGCATCCTTCCAGGAAGACCTGTCTGCGCTGGGCTACAAGTTTCAGTTCATCACGCTGGCCGGTATTCACAGCAACTGGTACAACACCTTCAAGTTTGCCCACGAGTACGCTCGCGGCGAAGGCATGAAGCACTACGTGGAAATGATCCAGGAACCCGAATTCGCCGCTCGCGACAAGGGCTACACCTTTGTGTCGCACCAGCAGGAAGTGGGCGCCGGTTACTTCGACGACGTGACCACCGTCATCCAGGGCGGCAGCTCCAGCGTGAAGGCGCTGACGGGCTCGACCGAGGAAGAGCAATTCCACTGATCTGCGGGTCTGCAAGACACACCGGGGATTGGTCTCCCCGGTGGGCAAAAGAGAGAAAGGCGGTCTGCGGACCGCCTTTTTCATGGGCCTTTAGGGTCTGCGCGGGCAATCACGCCCAGGCGCCAGCGAATGTGGACGCCAGGCGTCAACCTGTATAGCGCTTCAGAATGACTGTGGCATTGACGCCGCCAAAACCAAAGCCGTTGAGCATGGCGTGCTCAATGCGTTGCCGCCGAGCCTCGCCCCGGATCAGGTCCATGCCCTCTGTCAGCGGGTCCGGGTTTTCGAGGTTGAGCACGGGCGGTGCGACCTGGTCGCGCAGCGCCAGTACCGTGAAGATGGCCGCCGCGCCGCCCGCCGCGCCCAGCATGTGGCCCAGGGCAGATTTGGTGGCGGTGATGGAGGGGCCTGCCGCAGCGTCCGCGCTTGCACTTGAACCAGCTTCTGCACCGCCACCAAATACTTCGCGGATGGCCGCTAGCTCGCCCCTGTCGCCTACGGGCGTGGAGGTAGCGTGGGCGTTGAGATGCTGAATGTCACCGGGCTGCAGGCGCGCATTGCGCAAGGCGTTGCGCATGGAGCGCGCGGCGCCCGCGCCATCTTCCGGCCCGGAGGTGATGTGGTAGGCGTCTGCCGACGTGCCGTATCCCACGACTTCGGCCAGCGGCGTGGCTCCGCGCGCTAGTGCATGCTCCAGCGATTCCAGCACCAGAAGGCCCGCGCCTTCGGCCATGACAAAGCCGTCCCGTGCCTGATCGAAAGGACGCGATGCGCGCGCCGGGTCATCGTTGAAGTGGGTGGCCACCGCCTTGGCCGCAGCAAAGCTGCCCAGGGCCACGCGGTCAATGGTGGCTTCGCTGCCGCCGCACAGGGCCATGTCGGCTTCGTCGTTGCGAATGAGGCGTGCCGCGTCTCCAATCGCCTGGATGCTGGCCGCGCAGGCGGTGACCGGCGCGCCGAGCGGGCCCTTGAGCTGGTGCCGGATCGACACCTGGCCTGCTGCCAGATTGGCCAGAAAGGCAGGCACCGTGAAAGGCGAGAGGCGCTGCGGGCCCTTGGTGTCTGTGGTGCGCACTGCTTCTGCAATGGTGCCAAAGCCGCCCACGCCAGAGCCGATGATGGTTGCCGCGCGCTCCTGCTGGTCGGCACCGCCCTGCGTCCAGCGCGCATGCGCCAGCGCTTGGTCTGCCGCGCCCAGGGCAAAGGCGATGAAGCGGTCCATGCGGCGCAACTCCTTGGCGGAGATGACGGCCTCGGCATTCCAGCCGGCCTGGGGGTCTTCGTCCAGGCCGGGAACCCGTCCGGCAATGGCGACCCCCGTGCCTTCTCCCACCTCGCTGGCGAGGGCGCGCACGCCCGACTGGCCTGCCAGCAGCCGCTGCCATGCCATCTCCACATTGCACCCCAGAGGGGAGACCAGGCCCAGGCCTGTGATGACCACCCGTCGATTCATATCGCACCTTTCGTCTGCAGTGGCCAAGGCCTGTTTTGCAGTATTGATGATGATCGTCATCATACTGAGTTTTGATGATGGTTATCATCTAACGTATGAAAGTCAGCAAAGCCCAGGCCGCCGAAAATCGCGAAGGAATCGTGGACGCCGCAGCGCGCCTGTACCGACAGAAGGGTCTGGATGGCGTGGGCGTGGCCGAGATCACGCGCGACGCGGGGCTGACGCATGGCGGCCTGTACCGGCACTTCGAATCCAAGGACGCCCTGGCACGCGAGGCCTGCCTGCGCGCCTTTGACTGGACGATCACACCGCTCGATGGCCTGGCCGCGGCTGGTGCAGGGGATGCGGATGCGGCATCTACCGCCAGGCTGCACGCGCTGGTGCAGGGCTATCTTTCTGCAGACCACCGCGATCACCCCGGCGAGGGCTGTCCCGCTGCGGCGTTGGCTGCCGATGCCGCGCGCGCCGGGCCGGAAATGTCGGAAGTGTTTGCCCAGGGGGTGGAGCGCAATATCGCGCGCTTCATGGAAGTGTTGCCGGGCGAGGATACGGCCGCTCGCCGCACCCAGACCATTGTCACGCTCAGCAGCATGGTGGGCGCCCTGGTGCTGGCGCGCGCCACGGCAGCGGGCAACCCGCAACTGTCGGAAGAGATACTGGCCACCTTGCGCGGACACCTGACAGCGCCTACCGATGCGCCGGGATCAACTGCGGAGGGCGGATCTGGCTCGGGGCAGTCGGTACATGCAAAAAAAAGCTGATACGCATCAGCCAATTGCTGTAGATGCAATCGCTGTGGGGCATGCGCTGCCCCGTCGATAATCACTTCTTTTCCCTTTTTGAGTTTTCGCGAGCATGTCCGGCACCTCTGAAAAAACCGTCTCCATCGTTCACTGGCCCGCCAGGACCCTGGTCAACCCTGTCATCGGCAAACCCAGCCGCCCGATCAGCGGCGATACCGAGTACCAGACCATGCATGTGTTTGAAGGGCTGGGCGGCAAGGTGAGCTCCGGCACCTGGCAGTCGACCGCTGGCACCTTCCGCTCCAACATCGTCGGCTACATCGAGTTTTGCTACATCGTCGAAGGCGCATGCCGCCTGGTAGACCCGGACGGCACGGTGCATGCGTTTGGCGTGGGTGACCATTTCATCATGCCCGAAGGCTGGACGGGCCACTGGGAGGTGGATGAGTTTGTGAAGAAGGTCTACATGGTGGCCGAGACCTGACTCTGCAGACGCTTGATGAAAATGGCTTGCAGCGCTTGTTTAGAAAGCGCTATTTGCTATCGATTTTGTAGCTAAAGGCCATGCGAATGTCGCCGTGCCATTGCCGCAGGCGGCTCGGATCGCAGACCCATGCTTACTTCAGGCCCAGCCGGCCCAGCTTTTTGATCAGCCCCACGCGCGAGATGCCCAGGCGCCGCGCCGCTTCGGACTGGTTGCCGCCAGCCTGCGTCATGGCATCGCGCAGCATGCGGGTCTCCAACTCCAGCATGGCTGCATCGAGCGCGCCGTGACCATCGGAGGCAGTGCCCTGGGTGCCTGCTGCGTCGGCGCCGGGGGATTCGGGCAGGTGGGTGGTGTCGCCGTTGGCAAATTTCAGCAGCTCGGCATCTACGAGGGCGCTGCCCGGGGTGATCAGCGCGCCAGCGGATTCCACCACCGCGCGCAGCTGGCGCACATTGCCCGGCCAGTCACGCGACTGCAGCCACTGCATGGCGTCGGCGGACAGGCGCGCCTGCGGTGCCACATTCTTCAGAAAACGTGCTGCCAGAACGGGAACATCTGCCGCACGCTCGGCCAGAGATGGCGTACGCAGCACCATGCCTTTCAAGCGGTAGAACAGGTCTTCGCGGAAGGTGCCAGCCTGCACCATGGCTTCCAGATCGCGGTGGGTGGCAGCAATCACGCGCACTTCGGCGCGGCGTAGTTCGCGTCCGCCCACCGGCAGAAAGCTGCCTTCCTGCAAGAAGCGCAGCAGCTTGACCTGCATGGGGGCGGGCATTTCTCCCACTTCATCAAGAAACAGGGTGCCGCCGTGTGCAGTCTCCAGCAGGCCGGGCTGGTCGCGGTGGGCTCCCGTAAAGCTGCCCTTGAGGTGGCCAAAGAGTTCGCTCTCCAGCAGTTCGGCCGACAGCGCGCCGCAGTGGATCACGGCAAACGGCCCCTCGGCGCGCGGGCTGCATTGGTGCAGGGCGCGCGCCACCAGCTCCTTGCCGGTACCCGTGGGGCCCAGCACGATCAGGTTGACCGAGGTGGCACCCACGCGCTGCACCAGCGTGCGCAACTGCTGCATGGCTGCTGTCTGGCCGATCAGCCCCATCTCGCCCGGGTCCTGCCCCTGCTGGGCACTGCGCAGGGCGCGCACCTGCTCGTCGAGCCGGGCCTTGTGCATGGCGCGCGTCAGCACGAGGCGCAGCACATCGGGGTCGATGGGCTTGGTCAGGAAATCCCAGACGCCGCGCTCCACCGCCTGCAGTGCGATGTCGCGCTCGCCATGGCCGCTCAGCACCACAACGACCGATTGCGCAAAGTGCGGAATCAGCGACAGCCCGGCCTGCGGGTCCATGCTGGGCGGCATGGCCAGATCGAGCAGCACCACATGCGGCCGGTCGCCCGCAAAGGCCTGCAGCGCGCTGTCCACATCGCCCGCCACCGACACGCGGTAGCCCAGCTGGCGCAGAAAGCTCGCGCCCAGGCGCTGGTAGGCAGGCTCGTCGTCCACCAGCAGCACGTGGCCGGATAACGAGGGTGTGGATGGGGCGGCAGAAGTCATGGTGCAAGCAGGCCGGAGGCCGAAGAATCAGTGGGCGCAATCCGTGGAAAGCGCAGTGTGAAGCAGGTTCGCCATGGCGCGCGCTCGGTCACGGAGGCCGCGCCGCCATGCGCGGCCATGATGCGTGCCGCAATGGCCAGGCCCAGGCCGGTGCCACCGGGGCTGCGTGAGGCAAAGGGCTCGAAGAGGCGTTCGCGCAGATCGGCAGGAATGCCCGGGCCGTCGTCGCATACATGCACCAGCACCGCATCGGGCAGCAGTTCGGTATCCACCAGCACCCGCCGCTCGCCCGCCGCCGTGCAGGCGTTGGAGAGCAGGTTGCCCAGTGCCTGGTCGAACCGGGCAGGGTCGATGGTGGCCATGCGTGGCTCCTGCAGCGCGGCGCCCAGCTCTACCTCGGGGCGATGGCGCACCTGGGCCTGGATGCGGGCGTGCAAGTCGGTTGCCACCGGTGCAATCTGCCAGGGCTTGGCGTAGTCGAGCAGATCGCTGGTCAGGTGCGAGATGCGGGCAATCTGCTCGCCCACTTCCTGCCGGGTTTCGGCCGGGGCCATCGCCACGGCCATGGCGATGATGTTGAGCGGGTTGCGCACATCGTGGGCCACCGTGGCCGCCAGCGAGCCCAGTTCTGCCAGGCGCGCCTGCAACTGGCGCTCGCGCTCGCGCTGCTGGGCCAGTTCGGCCAGCTCGACCTGCGCTGCCGCATCGGCCAGAGCATCGCCAAACAGCGCAGCCAGATGGCGCTGGCCGGGCGGCGCTTCTTCAAAACCCAGCAAGTGCGTCTGCCAGTCGCCCTGAGGGCCCTTGTGGCACAGCAGGCCCGGCTGGCTGTGGTCGGTGGTGGCGGGCGGCGCGCCATCGGCCTGTACCTGCATCTGCAGCGGCGTGCCCATGCGGGTGGACAGCAGGGTGGCGGCAACCGCCTCCAGTGCTGCCATGGATTCGGCTTGCCCCATGGCACTGCGCCACTGGCGCAGATCGCCCGCAGAGGGTGTGCCGCCCGGGTACACCAGGCGCGAGGCGAACCGCCACACCGGACCGCTGAGGATGAAGCATGCGGTTGCCACGGCGGCGGCGTTGAGCCATTTCGATTCGACAGGCAGCAGCACCGTGAGCGACACCACCGCCAGCCCCAGCACGATGAAGATGGCAGACGCCAGCGCGCGCCGTGCCCAGACGTTGACGACAAACACCCGGTAGCGCAGCACGCCATACACCAGCAGCAGCGGAAACACCGGCATGGTCAGCACCGGCCAGGGATAGTGCTCGATACCGAGTGCCGCAAAGGCAAAGCCGGAAATGGCCAGAAGCCCCCAGGCACACGAGATGGCAATCGAGGCGAACTGCTTGCGGCGCAGCGGCGAGGGCGCATGCAGCCAGCCCCAGCCCAGCACCAGCAGGCCCGCAGTGGCGAGGATGCCCCAGGCCAGGCTGTGAACCCAGCCCACTGCATTGGGCACCACCACCCATTGAAAGCCGGTGAACGGCGGAAAGTGGACGAAGTCGCCCGGTGAACGCACAAGCGACAACAGCGCCACCAGCATCGCCATGGCATAACCCGCGCGCACCCAGTGCCGGTGCAATGGCGCGCCGCAGAAGATCACGCAGAAGTGAAAGAAGGCGGCAGAGGTGAAGGTGAGCGAAGACAGCAGCGCCATGGCGGCCGGCACGCTGCCCAGGCCTGCCCAGTTGGGCAATTCGTTGCCAACGATCCACGTCGCCACACCCAGGAGGAACACCACCAGCAACCGGGCACCTGCCACCTGTTTGGCCCACAGCAGCAGAACGCTGCCAAGGGCCAGGATTTCGAGCAGGGTGAGCAGCAGGGCAAGGTGGATGGCCATGGCAGGACTGTATACGGCGTTGACGCCTCCGGCAACGGTGTTGTATCTGGCGTTTACAGGTAAGAGAAAAATTTCAATAAAATCAACATTATTTTGAATGGCATGGATGCTGCATTGGTGTAGGTATGAGCACCTTGCATTCCCCCCATCCGAACATCCATCCGGCCCATGCCGATGCGTTGGATATCAGCGCGCTGGTCGGGCCCGCTGCCTGGCAGCAGCTCTCCCCCGCCATCCATCGCCGTTTTGCCAGCCAGCATGCGCCAGTGGCCTATGCCGGGCACATGGAGCTGCGCACATCGCGTATCGGCCGGTTGTTTGCGTGGGCTGCGCAACTGTTGGGCAGCCCGCTGGCTGGCAGCCGCGCTGGCCTGGTGCCGACGCAGGTGCAGGTGGCAAGCGACGGGCGGGGTGGCGTGGTGTGGTCGCGCCAGTTGGGCGAGTGCGGCAGTGCGGGCAGCCAAGCCGTGCGATCGACCAAGCGCCTGGGGCCCGGTGGCCAGCTCGAAGAGTGCACCGAAGGCGGCCTGTCGATGGCGCTGGAGGTGTGTGTGGAGCAGGGCGCTCTGGTGTTTTACAGCCGCCGCTACTTCTGGCTGCTGGGCCGGTGGCGGCTGCCGGTGCCAGCGCTGCTGACGCCCGGTGTGTGCCGTGTCGAGCACCGCGACGAAGGCCCAGGGTGCTTTCGCTTCACGCTTGAGATGACGCACCCGCTGTGGGGCCGCACCTTCTACCAAACCGGCGTTTTTTCCGATCCTCTGGAGTCCTGAGATGACTATCGTTTTTGTGTTGCTCACCGTGCAGTCGCTGCTGGGCGCGTTTGACAACTTCTGGCACCACGAGCGCGAAGCGCGCCTGCCGCAGCGCACATCGGCGCGCTACGAACTGCGCCTGCACGCCGCGCGTGAAGCCATCTACGGCCTGCTGTTTGCCAGCTTTGCATGGCTGCAGTGGCGCGGATGGTGGGTGCTGCTGCCTGCGGGCCTGCTGGTGGCCGAGATGTTCATCACCATTGCCGATTTTCTGGAAGAAGACCGGAGCCGCAAGCTGCCGCCGCTCGAGCGCGCGCTGCACACGGTGCTGGCGGTGAGCTATGGCCTGCTGGTGGGGCTGGTGGGGCCGCTGTTCTGGCAGGCGGCGCAACTGCCTGCGGGTGTTTCGGTGGTGACGCATGGCGGGTGGACAGCGATGTTCAGCGTGGCATCGGTCTGCGTGCTGGCCTGGAGCGTGCGCAATGCATTGGCTGTGCGCAAGCTGGGTGCGGCCGTGCAGCAGACCGGCCCGGTCCCTCGCGCCCAGGGCGCTGCCCTGCAAGGGCTTGGGCAGCAGACGGTGCTGGTGACCGGTGGTACCGGCTTTGTCGGCCAGGCGCTGGTGCAGCGCCTGCTGCGCGAAGGCCGCCGGGTGCTGGTGCTGAGCCGTGACCCCTTGCAGGCGCGCGCAGCGCTGGGTGAGGGCGTGTGGGTGGTGGACAGGCTGGACGACATTCCCTGCGAAACCCGCATCGACGCCGTGGTGCACCTGGCGGGAACAGGCATCCTGGGTGCGCCTTGGACGGCCGCCCGCCGCCGCCTGCTGCTGCAAAGCCGCCTGCAGGTGATGGCGCAATTGCAGAATCTGATGGCACGCCTGTCCCACAAGCCCGAGGTGCTGGTCTGTGCATCGGCCGTGGGTTACTACGGCGTGCCGCTGGATGCTGCGCCGCTGGACGAGGCTGCGCCACCGCAGCCGGGGCGCTTTCAATCCGATCTGTGCAGACTGGTCGAAGCCGCTGCCTTGCGCAGCAGCGCGCTGGGGGTACGCGTGGTCTGCCTGCGCCCCGGCATTGTTCTGGGCCAGGGCGATGGGGCCTTTCCTGCGCTGGCGTTTGCAGCCCGCTGCGGGCTGGGCGCCGTGCTGGGCGGCGGCCTGCAGCCCATGCCCTGGATCCACCTGGACGATGCCGTGGGTCTGGTCTGCCATGCTTTGGCGGAGCCCGCGCTGCATGGCCCGCTGAACG contains:
- a CDS encoding TIGR01777 family oxidoreductase; this encodes MTIVFVLLTVQSLLGAFDNFWHHEREARLPQRTSARYELRLHAAREAIYGLLFASFAWLQWRGWWVLLPAGLLVAEMFITIADFLEEDRSRKLPPLERALHTVLAVSYGLLVGLVGPLFWQAAQLPAGVSVVTHGGWTAMFSVASVCVLAWSVRNALAVRKLGAAVQQTGPVPRAQGAALQGLGQQTVLVTGGTGFVGQALVQRLLREGRRVLVLSRDPLQARAALGEGVWVVDRLDDIPCETRIDAVVHLAGTGILGAPWTAARRRLLLQSRLQVMAQLQNLMARLSHKPEVLVCASAVGYYGVPLDAAPLDEAAPPQPGRFQSDLCRLVEAAALRSSALGVRVVCLRPGIVLGQGDGAFPALAFAARCGLGAVLGGGLQPMPWIHLDDAVGLVCHALAEPALHGPLNAVAPQAVTQGQFARRLSAVVERPLWLRVPGWPLRLLLGEMSELLLCGQNVVPAQALRSGYRFRYASLAAALAQLIGRPSA
- a CDS encoding sigma-54-dependent transcriptional regulator, with the protein product MTSAAPSTPSLSGHVLLVDDEPAYQRLGASFLRQLGYRVSVAGDVDSALQAFAGDRPHVVLLDLAMPPSMDPQAGLSLIPHFAQSVVVVLSGHGERDIALQAVERGVWDFLTKPIDPDVLRLVLTRAMHKARLDEQVRALRSAQQGQDPGEMGLIGQTAAMQQLRTLVQRVGATSVNLIVLGPTGTGKELVARALHQCSPRAEGPFAVIHCGALSAELLESELFGHLKGSFTGAHRDQPGLLETAHGGTLFLDEVGEMPAPMQVKLLRFLQEGSFLPVGGRELRRAEVRVIAATHRDLEAMVQAGTFREDLFYRLKGMVLRTPSLAERAADVPVLAARFLKNVAPQARLSADAMQWLQSRDWPGNVRQLRAVVESAGALITPGSALVDAELLKFANGDTTHLPESPGADAAGTQGTASDGHGALDAAMLELETRMLRDAMTQAGGNQSEAARRLGISRVGLIKKLGRLGLK
- a CDS encoding cupin domain-containing protein — its product is MSGTSEKTVSIVHWPARTLVNPVIGKPSRPISGDTEYQTMHVFEGLGGKVSSGTWQSTAGTFRSNIVGYIEFCYIVEGACRLVDPDGTVHAFGVGDHFIMPEGWTGHWEVDEFVKKVYMVAET
- a CDS encoding TetR/AcrR family transcriptional regulator, whose amino-acid sequence is MKVSKAQAAENREGIVDAAARLYRQKGLDGVGVAEITRDAGLTHGGLYRHFESKDALAREACLRAFDWTITPLDGLAAAGAGDADAASTARLHALVQGYLSADHRDHPGEGCPAAALAADAARAGPEMSEVFAQGVERNIARFMEVLPGEDTAARRTQTIVTLSSMVGALVLARATAAGNPQLSEEILATLRGHLTAPTDAPGSTAEGGSGSGQSVHAKKS
- the aceA gene encoding isocitrate lyase; protein product: MSQKLNQQLSREQQIAALEKDWAQNPRWKGVKRGYSAADVVRLRGSLQPEYTLAQRGADVLWEKINGGAKKGYVNAFGAISAGQAMQQAKAGLEAVYLSGWQVAADGNSSETMYPDQSLYAYDSVPTMVRRINNTFKRADEIQWGKGVNPGDKEFIDYFLPIVADAEAGFGGVLNAFELMKNMIAAGAAGVHFEDQLAAVKKCGHMGGKVLVPTREACEKLIAARFAADVMGVPTIILARTDAEAANLITSNHDANDQAFLTGERTQEGFYRVKNGLEQSISRGVAYAPYADLVWCETGVPDIGFAREFAQAVHAAAPGKLLSYNCSPSFNWKKNLNDSQIASFQEDLSALGYKFQFITLAGIHSNWYNTFKFAHEYARGEGMKHYVEMIQEPEFAARDKGYTFVSHQQEVGAGYFDDVTTVIQGGSSSVKALTGSTEEEQFH
- a CDS encoding DUF4166 domain-containing protein, translated to MSTLHSPHPNIHPAHADALDISALVGPAAWQQLSPAIHRRFASQHAPVAYAGHMELRTSRIGRLFAWAAQLLGSPLAGSRAGLVPTQVQVASDGRGGVVWSRQLGECGSAGSQAVRSTKRLGPGGQLEECTEGGLSMALEVCVEQGALVFYSRRYFWLLGRWRLPVPALLTPGVCRVEHRDEGPGCFRFTLEMTHPLWGRTFYQTGVFSDPLES
- a CDS encoding sensor histidine kinase, encoding MAIHLALLLTLLEILALGSVLLLWAKQVAGARLLVVFLLGVATWIVGNELPNWAGLGSVPAAMALLSSLTFTSAAFFHFCVIFCGAPLHRHWVRAGYAMAMLVALLSLVRSPGDFVHFPPFTGFQWVVVPNAVGWVHSLAWGILATAGLLVLGWGWLHAPSPLRRKQFASIAISCAWGLLAISGFAFAALGIEHYPWPVLTMPVFPLLLVYGVLRYRVFVVNVWARRALASAIFIVLGLAVVSLTVLLPVESKWLNAAAVATACFILSGPVWRFASRLVYPGGTPSAGDLRQWRSAMGQAESMAALEAVAATLLSTRMGTPLQMQVQADGAPPATTDHSQPGLLCHKGPQGDWQTHLLGFEEAPPGQRHLAALFGDALADAAAQVELAELAQQRERERQLQARLAELGSLAATVAHDVRNPLNIIAMAVAMAPAETRQEVGEQIARISHLTSDLLDYAKPWQIAPVATDLHARIQAQVRHRPEVELGAALQEPRMATIDPARFDQALGNLLSNACTAAGERRVLVDTELLPDAVLVHVCDDGPGIPADLRERLFEPFASRSPGGTGLGLAIAARIMAAHGGAASVTERAPWRTCFTLRFPRIAPTDSSASGLLAP
- the fabF gene encoding beta-ketoacyl-ACP synthase II — its product is MNRRVVITGLGLVSPLGCNVEMAWQRLLAGQSGVRALASEVGEGTGVAIAGRVPGLDEDPQAGWNAEAVISAKELRRMDRFIAFALGAADQALAHARWTQGGADQQERAATIIGSGVGGFGTIAEAVRTTDTKGPQRLSPFTVPAFLANLAAGQVSIRHQLKGPLGAPVTACAASIQAIGDAARLIRNDEADMALCGGSEATIDRVALGSFAAAKAVATHFNDDPARASRPFDQARDGFVMAEGAGLLVLESLEHALARGATPLAEVVGYGTSADAYHITSGPEDGAGAARSMRNALRNARLQPGDIQHLNAHATSTPVGDRGELAAIREVFGGGAEAGSSASADAAAGPSITATKSALGHMLGAAGGAAAIFTVLALRDQVAPPVLNLENPDPLTEGMDLIRGEARRQRIEHAMLNGFGFGGVNATVILKRYTG